The following are encoded together in the Camelus ferus isolate YT-003-E chromosome 30, BCGSAC_Cfer_1.0, whole genome shotgun sequence genome:
- the LOC102518639 gene encoding serpin B3, translated as MDSLSGPISHFAVDLYEQIRQRSRGKNIFYSPLSIMSAFGMLYLGSRGNTAAQLQKALHFKEVAENPTAGATADPVENPENHHFQKLLTELNKPTDAYELNVANRLYGRKEFPFLQEYMDNVKKLYLASVESADFANAPEESRKMINSWVERQTNGKIKDLFPRNFLDSSTVLVLVNAIYFKGQWHQKFKEENTVEGKFWLSKDTSKSVQMMKETNAFNFASLEDMQFKILEIPYKGEELSMMLLLPNEVDGLQKLEDKLTAEKLLEWTSSQNMWKCQVHLHLPRFKVEETYDLKAILEALGVVDAFSLRDADFSGMTRKHRLAVSKALHKSFVEVNEEGTEAAAATGISMGFTSLPIPRYEHFHCDHPFLFFIRHNKTNSILFLGRLTSP; from the exons ATGGATTCACTCAGTGGACCAATCAGCCACTTTGCAGTCGATCTGTACGAACAGATCAGACAGAGATCAAGAGGGAAGAATATCTTCTATTCCCCCCTCAGCATCATGTCAGCCTTTGGCATGCTTTACTTGGGGTCCCGAGGAAACACTGCTGCACAACTTCAGAAG GCCCTTCACTTTAAGGAAGTCGCAGAGAACCCAACAGCAGGAGCCACAGCGGATCCC GTTGAAAATCCAGAAAATCATCACTTTCAAAAGCTTCTGACTGAATTAAACAAACCCACCGACGCCTATGAGCTGAACGTTGCCAACAGACTCTATGGCAGAAAGGAGTTTCCCTTCCTTCAG GAATACATGGATAATGTGAAGAAGTTGTACCTAGCCAGTGTGGAATCTGCTGATTTTGCGAATGCTCCAGAAGAAAGTCGAAAGATGATTAATTCCTGGGTGGAAAGACAAACTAATG gaAAAATCAAGGATCTGTTTCCCAGAAATTTTCTTGACAGCTCCACCGTTCTGGTGCTGGTGAACGCCATCTATTTCAAAGGGCAGTGGCACCagaaatttaaggaagaaaacactgTCGAGGGAAAATTTTGGCTGAGCAAG GATACAAGCAAATCTGTGCAGATGATGAAAGAAACCAACGCCTTCAATTTCGCCTCCCTGGAGGACATGCAATTCAAGATCCTGGAAATACCATACAAAGGCGAGGAGCTAAGCatgatgctgctgctgcccaATGAAGTAGATGGTCTGCAGAAG CTGGAAGATAAACTCACTGCTGAGAAATTATTAGAGTGGACGAGCTCACAGAATATGTGGAAGTGTCAAGTGCATTTACACTTACCTCGGTTCAAAGTGGAAGAGACCTATGACCTCAAGGCCATACTGGAAGCCCTAGGGGTGGTGGACGCCTTCAGTTTACGGGATGCTGACTTCTCAGGCATGACCAGGAAACACAGGCTGGCGGTGTCTAAAGCCCTGCACAAGTCCTTTGTGGAGGTGAATGAGGAGGGCACGGAGGCCGCAGCAGCCACAGGCATCAGTATGGGTTTCACATCACTACCAATACCACGTTATGAACATTTCCATTGTGATCACCCTTTCCTGTTCTTCATCAGACACAACAAGACCAACAGCATCCTCTTCTTGGGCAGACTCACTTCCCCTTAG